From Corvus cornix cornix isolate S_Up_H32 chromosome 1A, ASM73873v5, whole genome shotgun sequence, a single genomic window includes:
- the PKDREJ gene encoding polycystic kidney disease and receptor for egg jelly-related protein, with product MAALLLLLQLLACCRRSLAASAVRLQPSPLRVSCPGPHGQVFQRQDNEHRVSCLWNSTVTLHYQPAPGAGPDVEGEEGQPPSPPGCLWYLNSASVRNISRWSGQVVLQTGQAPSPGASSLLTVQCSSASCAAPECFHLNVSVEISEQDMRLFVLWPQTHVIHVWQPVELGWCARLKSAGWQYRFSSQEGVPSTLLLPSSEHQDTASPAVYPTAELQQTCATYYSYRLTVRYRHPGIHVALVSIEQMPHISLNLSLKVEPDLLHVLSISSKLLSVPQQPLSLSWWLQPLTLNTLAYRLVDTQAIGGWLCSYSSFTLLSSFCAISTPQSLDEIVVASIYFHVDGKRFEELAGELHLLNGTLSLTAGKETPIHVNLCPGKTNSSTYIFRYNQRTFYTSKDNNSTISTDCPNTHTVFYQHKELFYLLTIEFVALQWYKFKMYLYMNQKRALIRSLAERDLDVHVFSSGRPSLLQNFSYLVWFIPAQHPMLQCEWTFHLQLFGTKKDHIVQSSTYTYNDHVKNATRFVRRSALPFDAEKYTGFVAKVNCTSSAPTPALLSVRVNNHTAKTIEAPVVCEKKECKITRCWIQRPEPRSFILYKKKALSFYLFVKLDIDCYTGISIKPLWRVYPAKDIKTEPDWSNPVNTSAMFGIDMIHLTVPSNTLDYGLYLFLFSAEVVPIRTTTVLKAHDMIFVQIERADLVANISGGSVRTVGFSESWTLDGSESSDPDSQEGPLIFTWFCTKDSADYQTMKFSLKNRCHPFQKDLRWITPSGPIQKIPPESLPGSTLYYFRLVIQKGRRKAYADQVVEVDPGPPLILDLKCLENCGSSLIPTERFAVSGKCSNCKPRNKPLYYWSLFSDTSKEIHFDWASKTSTGRSGAYISIHALTFTKPAYHSYILHVRVTTWDGRTSSNRKPFEVNTPPRAGRCNISPRHGIAFLTKFVVKCKGFSDRHLPLTYKVIVASNVPQTTTVTSVVENTFGTILYFGSEPKTPPSFLPVGVPSHRYTLTLYVQVRDSFGAFTQVSLRAYVKNPLKTQSLSAVFHELLASASRLSASTSAQQTGDRLRAGYLAYLAASLLNCVKDTPTVQLPQAQLREAVVKTVLNISVNSIMEVNQVLAVLSEVTEAVEKMNVRSLDLAIGKLTEVTGILKRQRSQIHWSEEAEIQTSGILRCLSNILRADLLRLKNVSADGIQHVFSIMEGVTDIVFWGKVPGEIETLMETGHWNITLKKNEAWNITNALPATYTCQNCFYPTLREGDDAGLTQDTVFSTAIFEFDESPFPWLGYTSDIISMVLGFKMTETKANGDLLPVMPERADIFLARKGGLTTFHLVMGPDKTEAYTTGGFSFEVSKTTTSINFQIMTKLKATFKVLIFTGTNLTHARPVASFAAFHNMPTVASGNETAVADCSITGPYIVCLPQSLLTTIVQENGTDTQNISVVLETRYVLRYPNRKLVGIYIFNDHCLFLDGIGSQWNKDTCRVGSLTNWQKVHCVCDSRRNRRSLSALPASNIKFLAAKVVVLPNTVDLGRNLIADIPKNPLALITVLSIFAVYLLLCCWAIRRDRVEKEIKYIIVLPDNEASDAGSFLVTLYTGSRWNAGTKVEVFLQLIGQQGKSQFRCLWHQPSPAFQRGSIDCFLITTKRDLGDIRSFKVRLNNEGTSPTWFLSRAEVEDTSTRKAWFFMCRKWLSFDKNQPLKDWKFSVIDPQTPLPKFDYFLINFNRRLTEYHLWLSIFAPVTAGAFTRFQRLSTFLAVILFTLLVNIMFFNAEKDEETPIYLRYLRSITVGIECALLTLPMEMLIIALFKYSQKDPPPVVTKMYPKVDSRYWNNCVISEKDANVIDTEEQTITVNSPQVGRKSQKSSPSFAEGGIFSKARRLSTTIRQLRKIPDTEPLLCWWCVFVAWGVVLTITVLSSFFIVLYGLSYGYQTSREWLIASGTSFLQNVFFHSILKSLLFSAMSTVRPKYSEDLRWVTQEKHVEINLAEETKGGT from the coding sequence ATGGccgctctcctcctcctcctgcagctgctcgCCTGCTGCCGCCGGAGCTTGGCGGCGTCCGCCGTCCGTCTCCAGCCGTCACCCCTGCGGGTCAGCTGCCCGGGCCCTCACGGCCAAGTCTTCCAGCGGCAGGACAACGAGCACAGGGTGTCGTGCCTGTGGAACAGCACCGTGACCCTGCACTACCAGCCCGCTCCAGGAGCAGGGCCGGACGtagagggggaggaggggcagCCACcatccccacctggctgcctCTGGTACCTGAACTCGGCCTCTGTGAGGAACATCTCACGCTGGTCAGGCCAGGTGGTGCTGCAGACAGGACAAGCTCCCTCACCCGGGGCCTCCAGCCTTCTTACAGTGCAATGTTCGTCTGCCTCCTGCGCTGCACCCGAGTGCTTTCACCTCAACGTGAGCGTCGAGATCTCGGAGCAGGATATGCGGCTGTTCGTGCTTTGGCCGCAGACACACGTCATCCACGTGTGGCAGCCggtggagctgggctggtgtgCACGCCTCAAGAGTGCTGGCTGGCAGTACCGCTTCAGCAGCCAGGAAGGCGTACCCTCgacccttctccttcccagcagtgaGCACCAGGACACAGCATCACCTGCTGTCTACCCAACAGCTGAGTTGCAACAGACCTGTGCCACCTACTACAGCTACCGCTTGACTGTGCGCTACAGGCACCCTGGGATCCACGTTGCTTTGGTCAGTATTGAGCAGATGCCTCACATAAGCCTCAACCTCTCTCTCAAGGTGGAGCCTGACTTGCTGCATGTCCTCAGTATCAGCTCCAAGCTTCTTAGTGTTCCTCAGCAGCCCCTCAGCTTATCCTGGTGGCTTCAGCCCCTTACCCTGAATACACTTGCCTACAGACTGGTGGACACACAAGCTATAGGAGGTTGGCTCTGCTCCTACAGTTCATTTACgctgctgagcagcttctgTGCCATTTCTACACCTCAGAGCCTGGATGAGATAGTGGTGGCCAGCATTTACTTCCATGTTGATGGAAAGAGGTTTGAGGAATTGGCAGGGGAACTGCACCTGCTCAATGGTACCCTGAGCTTAACTGCTGGCAAAGAAACTCCCATCCATGTCAACCTTTGTCCAGGGAAGACCAACAGCAGCACTTACATTTTCAGGTACAATCAGAGAACATTTTACACATCTAAAGACAACAACAGCACTATTTCCACAGATTGCCCTAACACACACACTGTGTTCTACCAACACAAGGAGCTCTTCTACTTACTCACCATAGAATTTGTGGCCTTACAGTGGTACAAGTTCAAAATGTACCTTTATATGAATCAGAAGAGGGCTTTGATTAGGTCTCTGGCAGAAAGAGACCTTGATGTCCATGTTTTCAGCAGTGGCCgtccttctcttctgcagaacTTTAGTTATTTAGTGTGGTTTATCCCTGCACAACATCCGATGCTACAGTGCGAGTGGACCTTCCATCTGCAGCTTTTTGGCACAAAAAAAGACCATATTGTCCAGAGTAGCACCTACACGTACAACGACCACGTAAAAAATGCCACACGTTTTGTCCGTCGCTCTGCTTTACCCTTTGATGCAGAGAAATACACGGGGTTTGTGGCAAAAGTGAACTGTACCAGCAGTGCACCTACACCGGCTCTTTTAAGCGTCAGGGTCAACAACCATACTGCAAAAACCATAGAAGCACCAGTGGTTTGTGAGAAAAAAGAGTGTAAGATAACCAGGTGCTGGATTCAGAGACCTGAGCCCAGATCCTTTATCTTGTACAAGAAAAAGGCATTATCTTTTTACCTCTTTGTCAAGTTGGACATAGACTGCTACACTGGCATATCTATCAAACCCCTTTGGCGAGTCTATCCTGCTAAGGACATAAAAACTGAGCCGGACTGGTCAAATCCAGTAAACACTTCTGCAATGTTTGGCATAGACATGATACATTTAACTGTTCCCAGTAATACTTTAGATTATGGGTTgtatctgtttcttttcagtgctgAGGTAGTCCCAATTAGGACCACAACGGTCCTCAAGGCCCATGATATGATTTTTGTTCAGATTGAGAGAGCTGATCTAGTGGCAAATATTTCAGGAGGCTCAGTCCGCACAGTGGGTTTTTCTGAGAGCTGGACTCTCGATGGCTCTGAATCCTCTGATCCTGATTCACAGGAAGGACCATTGATATTTACTTGGTTCTGCACTAAAGACTCGGCAGACTATCAAACCATGAAATTCAGCCTGAAAAACAGATGCCATCCATTCCAGAAGGATTTGAGATGGATAACACCCTCAGGTCCCATTCAAAAAATACCACCAGAATCCCTCCCAGGAAGCACCTTATACTACTTTCGCCTGGTGATTCAAAAGGGCAGAAGGAAGGCTTATGCTGATCAAGTTGTAGAGGTGGATCCTGGTCCCCCACTCATTCTGGATTTGAAATGCCTTGAAAACTGTGGTAGCTCTTTAATTCCAACAGAGAGATTTGCTGTGTCTGGAAAATGCTCAAACTGTAAACCAAGAAACAAGCCACTATACTACTGGTCCCTTTTTTCAGACACCTCCAAAGAAATTCATTTTGATTGGGCTTCCAAAACATCAACGGGAAGGTCTGGGGCTTACATATCTATACATGCTCTGACATTCACAAAGCCTGCATATCACTCCTACATACTTCACGTAAGGGTAACTACCTGGGATGGTAGGACCTCATCCAACAGAAAACCCTTTGAGGTAAATACTCCACCACGGGCCGGCAGGTGTAACATCAGCCCACGTCACGGTATAGCCTTTCTGACAAAATTTGTTGTTAAGTGTAAAGGATTTTCTGACAGACATTTACCTCTGACATATAAAGTGATTGTAGCTTCCAACGTACCCCAAACTACCACAGTAACTTCTGTGGTGGAAAACACGTTTGGCACAATTCTGTACTTTGGTTCTGAGCCTAAAACTCCTCCATCTTTTCTCCCAGTTGGAGTGCCCTCCCACAGGTACACTTTGACACTTTACGTTCAAGTCCGTGATTCCTTTGGGGCATTTACCCAAGTGAGTTTACGTGCCTACGTAAAGAACCCACTTAAAACTCAATCCCTTTCAGCTGTGTTTCACGAACTGCTGGCCTCAGCAAGCCGTTTAAGCGCATCGACATCTGCTCAGCAGACTGGGGATCGTCTTAGAGCTGGTTATTTGGCTTATCTTGCAGCCTCACTCTTAAACTGTGTTAAAGACACACCAACtgtccagctccctcaggctCAGCTTCGGGAAGCTGTGGTTAAAACAGTCTTGAATATTTCAGTAAATAGCATCATGGAAGTCAACCAAGTACTGGCTGTTCTTTCTGAAGTCACGGAGGCAGTTGAGAAAATGAATGTTAGGTCACTAGACCTTGCTATTGGGAAACTGACAGAAGTAACAGGAATTCTGAAGAGACAGAGGAGTCAGATCCATTGGTCTGAGGAAGCAGAAATTCAGACCAGTGGAATACTAAGATGCTTGTCCAACATCCTGAGAGCTGATCTTCTGCGTCTCAAGAATGTCAGTGCAGATGGAATTCAACATGTTTTCTCCATCATGGAAGGTGTAACAGATATAGTTTTCTGGGGAAAAGTCCCCGGAGAAATAGAAACTCTAATGGAAACAGGACACTGGAATATcactctgaagaaaaatgaagcctGGAACATTACAAATGCTTTGCCTGCCACATACACCTGCCAGAACTGCTTTTATCCAACACTGAGAGAAGGAGATGATGCAGGATTGACTCAGGATACTGTGTTTTCTACTGCCATTTTTGAGTTTGATGAGAGCCCCTTCCCTTGGTTAGGTTACACATCAGATATCATATCAATGGTCTTGGGGTTTAAAATGACAGAGACTAAGGCTAATGGGGATCTACTTCCAGTCATGCCTGAAAGAGCAGACATTTTTCTTGCCAGGAAAGGTGGACTTACGACTTTTCATTTAGTAATGGGACCTGATAAAACAGAAGCTTACACAACTGGAGGATTTAGTTTTGAGGTCAGTAAAACTACCACGAGCATAAACTTCCAGATCATGACAAAATTAAAAGCTACTTTCAAGGTGCTGATATTTACAGGTACCAATCTCACTCATGCTCGACCCGTGGCctcatttgctgcttttcacaaCATGCCAACAGTTGCAAGTGGAAATGAGACAGCCGTTGCTGACTGTAGCATTACAGGTCCCTATATTGTCTGTCTCCCACAGTCCCTGCTGACAACCATAGTGCAGGAAAATGGCACAGACACTCAGAACATCTCCGTTGTCTTGGAGACACGCTATGTCTTAAGGTACCCAAACCGGAAACTGGTGGgcatatacatttttaatgaccACTGCCTATTTCTGGATGGGATTGGAAGTCAGTGGAACAAAGACACATGCAGGGTTGGCTCCTTGACCAACTGGCAGAAGGTACACTGTGTCTGTGACTCCAGGCGGAATCGCAGGAGTCTGTCAGCCCTTCCTGCATCCAACATCAAGTTCCTGGCAGCCAAAGTAGTAGTTCTTCCCAATACAGTAGATCTGGGGAGAAACCTGATAGCAGACATACCTAAAAACCCACTGGCCCTCATAACAGTGCTCTCTATTTTTGCCGTCTACTTACTTTTGTGCTGCTGGGCCATAAGAAGAGACAGGGTTGAGAAGGAGATCAAGTACATTATCGTTCTGCCAGACAATGAGGCCTCTGATGCAGGGAGCTTTTTGGTCACTTTGTACACAGGCAGTCGCTGGAATGCTGGGACCAAAGTAGAGGTCTTTCTGCAGCTCATtggccagcagggcaagagTCAGTTCCGTTGTTTATGGCACCAGCCTTCTCCAGCTTTCCAACGGGGAAGCATTGATTGCTTTCTGATAACTACTAAGAGAGACTTGGGAGATATTCGTTCCTTCAAGGTCAGGCTCAACAACGAAGGCACATCTCCAACCTGGTTCTTAAGCAGAGCTGAAGTTGAGGACACGTCCACCAGGAAGGCCTGGTTCTTTATGTGCAGAAAATGGCTTTCCTTTGACAAGAACCAACCCTTGAAAGACTGGAAATTTTCTGTCATAGACCCCCAGACACCTCTACCCAAATTCGactattttcttattaattttaaCAGGAGACTGACAGAATACCACCTATGGCTCTCAATTTTTGCTCCTGTTACTGCTGGGGCTTTCACCAGGTTCCAAAGGTTGTCTACATTTTTAGCAGTAATATTATTCACCTTGCTTGTTAACATTATGTTCTTTAATGctgaaaaggatgaagaaacTCCAATATACCTGAGGTATTTGAGATCAATAACAGTAGGAATTGAATGTGCTTTGCTTACCCTCCCCATGGAAATGTTAATAATTGCCTTATTTAAGTATTCCCAGAAGGACCCTCCTCCTGTTGTGACTAAGATGTACCCAAAGGTAGATTCTAGGTACTGGAATAATTGTGTAATATCTGAAAAAGATGCAAATGTAATTGACACAGAGGAGCAGACGATAACTGTGAATTCCCCTCAGGTGGGTAGAAAGTCCCAGAAGTCAAGTCCCAGTTTTGCAGAAGGGGGCATCTTTTCCAAAGCAAGGAGACTAAGCACTACCATCAGGCAGCTTCGCAAGATCCCAGACACTGAGcccttgctgtgctggtggtgtgTCTTTGTGGCCTGGGGAGTGGTTCTGACCATAACTGTGCTCTCATCCTTCTTCATTGTGCTCTATGGTTTGTCCTATGGCTACCAGACTTCCCGAGAGTGGCTCATAGCATCCGGAACCTCCTTTCTTCAGAACGTGTTTTTCCATTCAATTCTGAAATCCTTACTTTTCTCAGCTATGAGCACAGTTCGTCCAAAATACTCTGAAGACCTCAGATGGGTAACTCAGGAAAAGCATGTGGAGATTAACTTGGCTGAAGAAACTAAGGGAGGTACCTGA